One part of the Neodiprion virginianus isolate iyNeoVirg1 chromosome 3, iyNeoVirg1.1, whole genome shotgun sequence genome encodes these proteins:
- the LOC124301419 gene encoding splicing factor 3B subunit 3: MYLYNLTLQRATGITHAVHGNFSGSKMQEILVSRGKSLELLRPDPNTGKVHTLLTVEVFGIVRSLMAFRLTGGTKDYIVVGSDSGRIVILEYIPAKNAFDKVHQETFGKSGCRRIVPGQYLAIDPKGRAVMIGAIEKQKLVYILNRDPEARLTISSPLEAHKSNTLVYHTVGVDVGFENPMFACLEIDYEEADSDPTGDAAVKTQQTLTLYELDLGLNHVVRKHSEPLEEHANFLVSVPGGNDGPSGVLICSENYLTYKNLGDQHDIRCPIPRRRNDLDDPERGMIFVCSATHKTKSMFFFLAQTEQGDIFKITLETDEDMVTEIKLKYFDTVPVATSMCVLKTGFLFVASEFGNHYLYQIAHLGDDDDEPEFSSAMPLEEGDTFFFAPRPLRNLVLVDEMDSLSPIMTCQVADLANEDTPQLYMTCGRGPRSTLRVLRHGLEVSEMAVSELPGNPNAVWTVKRRVDEEYDAYIIVSFVNATLVLSIGETVEEVTDSGFLGTTPTLSCSALGEDALVQVYPDGIRHIRADKRVNEWKAPGKKTIVKCAVNQRQVVIALTGGELVYFEMDPTGQLNEYTERKKMPSEVMCMALGNVAAGEQRSWFLAVGLQDNTVRIISLDPSDCLAPRSMQALPAAAESLCIVEMGSKEADNSEDSVSQQSSLYLNIGLQNGVLLRTVLDPISGDLADTRTRYLGSRPVKLFRIKMQGNQAVLAMSSRSWLSYYYQNRFHLTPLSYESLEFASGFSSEQCPEGIVAISTNTLRILALEKLGAVFNQVSFPLEYTPRKFVIHPDSAHLIILETEHNAYTEETKQQRRLQMAEEMQEAAGAEEAAVARELAEAFLSEEPNEAVFGAPRAGPGLWASTLRLMAPATGQTLELHRLEQNYAALCLSLVRFANQGDQQFLIVGVAKDYQLNPRVSNGGFLYTYKVNIDCTNLELMHKTVMDEVPLAICSYQGRVLVGVGRMLRLYDMGKKKLLRKCENKHIPNAVVSINAVGQRIYVSDVQESVYAVRYKRQENQLIVFADDTHPRWVTTTCVLDYDTVATADKFGNIAVIRLASGINDDVDEDPTGNKALWDRGLLNGASQKADTVACFHIGETVMSLQKATLIPGGSESLVYTTLSGTVGVLVPFTSHEDHDFFQHLEMHMRSEHPPLCGRDHLSFRSYYYPVKNVIDGDLCEQFNSIEPTKQKGISGDLERTPSEVSKKLEDVRTRYAF, encoded by the exons ATGTATCTGTATAATCTAACACTGCAGCGCGCCACCGGCATCACCCATGCCGTCCATGGTAATTTTTCCGGCAGTAAAATGCAAGAGATACTTGTTTCACGCGGCAAGTCGCTCGAGCTGCTCAGGCCCGACCCGAACACTGGAAAAGTTCACACCCTCTTGACCGTCGAGGTTTTTGGCATCGTCAGGTCTCTTATGGCCTTCAGGCTTACGGGGGGCACCAAGGATTACATTGTCGTTGGGTCTGACTCTGGTCGCATTGTCATTCTAGAATATATTCCTGCTAAAAATGCCTTCGACAAGGTGCACCAAGAAACCTTTGGCAAAAGTGGTTGTAGAAGAATTGTACCTGGACAATATCTAGCCATTGATCCAAAAGGAAGAGCAGTTATGATCG GTGCTATCGAGAAGCAGAAACTGGTTTACATATTGAACAGGGATCCAGAAGCCCGTTTAACGATCTCGTCTCCCCTTGAAGCCCACAAAAGCAACACTCTAGTCTATCACACAGTTGGTGTAGATGTTGGATTTGAAAATCCAATGTTTGCCTGCTTGGAAATTGACTATGAG GAAGCAGACAGTGATCCGACTGGAGACGCAGCTGTTAAAACTCAGCAAACGTTGACCTTATACGAGCTTGATCTTGGATTGAATCACGTAGTGAGAAAGCACAGTGAACCTCTAGAGGAGCATGCAAATTTCCTTGTTTCTGTTCCTGGAGGAAATGATGGTCCCAGCGGTGTCCTTATCTGTTCggaaaattacctaacctaCAAGAATCTTGGGGATCAGCACGACATCCGTTGCCCAATTCCCAGACGTAGAAATGATTTGGACGACCCTGAGCGCGGGATGATCTTCGTCTGTTCAGCAACTCACAAAACCAAGAGCATGTTCTTCTTTCTTGCCCAAACTGAGCAAGgggatattttcaaaatcacctTGGAAACTGATGAAGATATGGTAACGGAAATAAAACTCAAGTATTTCGACACAGTTCCTGTCGCCACAAGCATGTGTGTCCTGAAAACAGGTTTCTTGTTCGTCGCCTCTGAATTTGGAAATCA CTACCTGTACCAGATTGCTCATCTTggtgacgatgacgacgaacCAGAGTTCAGTTCAGCAATGCCACTTGAAGAAGGTGATACCTTCTTTTTTGCTCCCAGACCACTCAGGAACTTGGTTCTAGTTGATGAAATGGACAGCCTATCACCGATCATGACTTGTCAG GTCGCTGATTTGGCCAATGAAGATACTCCTCAACTGTACATGACTTGTGGTAGAGGTCCAAGATCCACGCTGCGAGTTTTGCGTCATGGTCTCGAAGTTTCGGAAATGGCAGTCAGTGAGCTGCCTGGAAACCCAAATGCAGTCTGGACAGTGAAACGAAGAGTTGACG AAGAGTATGATGCATACATCATAGTGTCCTTCGTCAATGCCACTCTTGTGCTTAGCATCGGTGAGACTGTTGAAGAAGTAACGGACTCTGGTTTCCTCGGTACGACACCTACCCTCAGTTGTTCTGCCCTCGGAGAAGACGCCTTAGTACAG GTGTATCCTGATGGAATTCGTCACATTAGGGCCGATAAACGAGTAAACGAGTGGAAAGCACCAGGTAAAAAGACCATTGTAAAATGCGCTGTGAATCAACGCCAGGTTGTGATTGCCTTGACGGGAGGAGAACTGGTATACTTTGAGATGGATCCT ACTGGCCAACTCAATGAGTacacagagagaaagaaaatgcCATCCGAAGTGATGTGCATGGCCCTTGGTAACGTCGCCGCTGGAGAACAAAGATCCTGGTTCCTTGCTGTTGGACTTCAAGACAATACAGTCAGAATCATTTCCCTAGATCCATCTGACTGTCTGGCACCCAGAAGTATGCAGGCCTTGCCTGCAGCTGCTGAGAGTCTCTGCATTGTTGAAATGGGGTCTAAGGAAGCTGACAATTCGGAAGATTCTGTCTCTCAGCAATCAAGTTTATACCTGAATATag GTTTGCAAAACGGCGTACTTCTAAGAACGGTTTTGGACCCGATTTCCGGTGATTTAGCCGATACGCGAACTCGATATTTGGGGTCCCGACCGGTAAAATTATTCAGAATAAAGATGCAAGGCAATCAAGCGGTGTTGGCGATGTCCAGTCGCTCTTGGCTCAGCTACTACTATCAAAATCGTTTTCATCTGACACCTTTATCGTATGAAAGTCTGGAGTTCGCGTCCGGTTTCAGTTCCGAACAATGTCCCGAAGGCATAGTCGCTATATCCACAAATACCCTGAGGATTCTAGCTCTCGAAAAACTTGGTGCTGTTTTTAACCAAGTCAGTTTTCCGCTTGAGTACACGCCACGTAAATTTGTGATTCACCCTGATTCTGCCCATCTAATCATCCTCGAAACCGAGCATAATGCATACACTGAAGAAACTAAGCAACAGAGACGCCTGCAAATGGCCGAGGAAATGCAGGAGGCCGCTGGAGCCGAGGAAGCGGCTGTCGCCAGGGAGTTGGCCGAAGCTTTTCTGTCTGAAGAACCAAATGAAGCTGTATTCGGCGCTCCTAGAGCCGGACCGGGGCTGTGGGCCTCAACTTTGAGACTGATGGCACCTGCCACTGGACAAACCTTGGAGCTACATCGATTGGAACAAAATTACGCCGCTTTATG tTTGTCATTAGTCAGATTTGCTAATCAGGGTGATCAACAATTCCTCATCGTTGGTGTAGCAAAGGACTATCAGCTTAATCCTAGAGTGAGCAACGGCGGGTTTTTATACACCTATAA AGTAAACATAGACTGTACAAACCTTGAACTTATGCATAAAACTGTGATGGACGAGGTTCCTCTGGCAATTTGTTCTTACCAAGGACGAGTCCTGGTCGGAGTTGGAAGGATGTTGCGTCTGTATGACATgggcaaaaaaaaacttcttcgaaaatgtgaaaacaaGCACATTCCAAATGCCGTGGTATCAATAAACGCCGTAGGTCAACGTATATACGTTAGCGACGTTCAGGAATCCGTATATGCAGTTAGATACAAACGACAAGAAAATCAACTAATCGTATTTGCTGACGATACGCATCCGCGATGGGTCACGACAACTTGCGTTCTTGACTACGATACTGTCGCAACGGCTGATAAATTTGGGAACATTGCTGTG ATTCGCTTAGCTTCAGGAATAAATGATGACGTCGACGAGGATCCAACCGGAAATAAAGCACTTTGGGATCGCGGACTGCTAAACGGAGCAAGTCAAAAAGCCGATACCGTGGCGTGTTTCCACATAGGAGAGACTGTGATGTCATTACAAAAGGCTACGTTGATACCTGGAGGTTCTGAAAGTTTGGTGTACACGACGTTGAGTGGAACAGTTGGCGTCCTCGTGCCATTCACGAGTCACGAAGACCACgacttttttcaacatttggAAATGCATATGAGATCGGAACATCCGCCGCTCTGTGGTCGCGACCATCTTTCATTTCGATCTTATTATTATCCTGTCAAAAATGTAATCGACGGTGATCTTTGCGAACAGTTCAATTCGATTGAACCAACCAAACAGAAGGGTATATCGGGTGATCTGGAAAGAACGCCCTCTGAGGTCTCAAAAAAACTTGAGGACGTCAGAACTCGATACGCCTTCTAA